One Sphaerisporangium krabiense DNA segment encodes these proteins:
- a CDS encoding carbohydrate ABC transporter permease: MNRSRLVASTIAVVAALVTLFPIYWMVLSAFKPPGEIQSLEVRPWTLHPTLESFRRVLGGEDFGRYFLNSLGVALTVVVLSAVVAFLAAVAVTRFHFRFRTTVLIMFLIAQMVPVEALTIPLFFLVRDIGTVVPGVGLNTLGSLVLVHLAFSLPFAIWMMRGFVAAVPEALEEAATIDGASRAVILWRILFPLVAPGLVATSVFSFIAAWNDFIFARTFIISAKDNQTLPAALLVFFKPDENDWGGIMAASTLMTIPVLIFFVAVQRRLVAGLGGAVKD, translated from the coding sequence GTGAACAGGTCCCGCCTGGTCGCGAGCACGATCGCCGTGGTCGCGGCCCTGGTCACGCTCTTCCCGATCTACTGGATGGTGCTCTCGGCGTTCAAGCCGCCGGGGGAGATCCAGTCGCTGGAGGTCCGCCCCTGGACGCTGCACCCGACGCTGGAGAGCTTCCGGCGGGTGCTCGGCGGCGAGGACTTCGGCCGGTACTTCCTCAACAGCCTCGGCGTCGCCCTCACGGTCGTCGTCCTGTCGGCCGTCGTGGCGTTCCTCGCCGCCGTCGCGGTGACCCGGTTCCACTTCCGGTTCCGCACCACCGTGCTGATCATGTTCCTGATCGCGCAGATGGTGCCGGTCGAGGCGCTGACCATCCCGCTGTTCTTCCTGGTCCGCGACATCGGCACGGTCGTGCCCGGCGTCGGGCTGAACACGCTCGGCTCGCTGGTCCTGGTCCACCTGGCGTTCTCGCTGCCGTTCGCGATCTGGATGATGCGCGGCTTCGTCGCGGCGGTCCCCGAGGCGCTGGAGGAGGCCGCCACCATCGACGGCGCGAGCCGCGCGGTGATCCTCTGGAGGATCCTGTTCCCGCTGGTCGCCCCGGGCCTGGTCGCGACCAGCGTGTTCTCGTTCATCGCCGCCTGGAACGACTTCATCTTCGCGAGGACGTTCATCATCTCGGCCAAGGACAACCAGACCCTGCCCGCCGCGCTGCTGGTCTTCTTCAAGCCCGACGAGAACGACTGGGGCGGCATCATGGCCGCCTCCACCCTCATGACCATCCCCGTGCTGATCTTCTTCGTCGCCGTCCAGCGCCGCCTCGTCGCCGGCCTCGGCGGCGCCGTGAAGGACTGA
- a CDS encoding carbohydrate ABC transporter permease, whose translation MTTATTAPAGPATSAGRAAPRRAGRLRPWIYLLPSAAVLLPLLGYPVYMLGLLSVFDYRQAQVSGGEPTRFIGLANYAALAGDPRFWSVLAQTVVFAAALVVATLAVGAALAVVLTRAGRVPRLLLSLAAMAAWAAPAVTGSTVWMFLFDADLGLVNQVLGLDGHNWFYDKWVAFLIIGATVVWHSFPFVMVTLYAGIQAIPGSVLEAAALDGASAWQAFWRVMVPILRPLITIVVIQSIIWDFKIFTQVYVMTSGGGIAGQNSVLNVYAYQTAFGSSEYGLGSAIGVVMTLILLAVTLLYIRALYRGGEKL comes from the coding sequence ATTTACCTGCTCCCCTCGGCGGCGGTCCTGCTGCCCCTGCTCGGCTACCCCGTCTACATGCTCGGCCTGCTGTCGGTGTTCGACTACCGGCAGGCCCAGGTCAGCGGCGGGGAGCCGACCCGCTTCATCGGCCTGGCCAACTACGCGGCCCTCGCCGGAGACCCGCGGTTCTGGTCGGTGCTCGCCCAGACCGTGGTGTTCGCCGCGGCGCTGGTCGTCGCCACGCTGGCCGTCGGCGCGGCGCTCGCCGTGGTGCTGACCAGGGCGGGACGGGTGCCACGCCTGCTGCTGTCGCTGGCGGCCATGGCCGCGTGGGCGGCGCCGGCCGTCACCGGGTCCACGGTGTGGATGTTCCTCTTCGACGCCGACCTCGGCCTGGTCAACCAGGTGCTCGGCCTCGACGGCCACAACTGGTTCTACGACAAATGGGTCGCGTTCCTGATCATCGGCGCCACCGTCGTGTGGCACTCGTTCCCCTTCGTCATGGTGACGCTCTACGCGGGCATCCAGGCGATCCCCGGCTCGGTGCTGGAGGCCGCGGCGCTGGACGGCGCCTCGGCGTGGCAGGCGTTCTGGCGGGTCATGGTGCCCATCCTGCGGCCGCTCATCACGATCGTGGTCATCCAGTCGATCATCTGGGACTTCAAGATCTTCACGCAGGTGTACGTGATGACCAGCGGCGGCGGCATCGCGGGACAGAACTCGGTGCTGAACGTCTACGCCTACCAGACCGCGTTCGGCTCCTCGGAGTACGGGCTCGGCTCGGCGATCGGCGTCGTCATGACCCTGATCCTGCTGGCCGTCACCCTGCTCTACATCCGCGCCCTCTACCGAGGAGGGGAGAAGCTGTGA